The following proteins are encoded in a genomic region of Clostridium kluyveri:
- a CDS encoding SpoIIIAH-like family protein → MNKKQAVIIVTLLALIVCVGVVATKLNSPINYVNGLDNNGTSNSTVSSSSTKSKSTESGTTQSKDSESQFFEETRLTRDQKNAETLQTLKNFIDDQNVSQDNRTDAEKKYTALAMNANYEMKIENTLKSKGYEDAICSIENDKVRIIVKNKEKLTDKNTREIKDVVMSISKLQDVEIEVKEN, encoded by the coding sequence ATGAATAAAAAGCAGGCAGTTATAATTGTAACTCTTTTAGCGTTAATAGTTTGTGTAGGAGTAGTTGCTACAAAACTCAATAGTCCTATAAATTATGTAAATGGTTTAGATAATAATGGAACTAGTAATAGTACAGTATCATCAAGCAGCACTAAAAGTAAAAGCACAGAGTCTGGTACTACACAATCTAAAGATAGTGAGTCTCAATTTTTCGAAGAAACAAGACTTACAAGAGATCAAAAAAATGCAGAAACTCTCCAAACCTTAAAAAATTTTATAGATGACCAAAATGTATCTCAGGATAATCGTACAGATGCTGAAAAAAAATATACTGCCCTGGCTATGAATGCAAATTATGAAATGAAGATAGAAAATACTTTAAAAAGTAAGGGGTATGAGGATGCCATATGCTCTATAGAAAATGATAAGGTTAGAATAATAGTTAAAAATAAAGAAAAATTAACAGATAAGAATACACGAGAAATAAAAGATGTGGTTATGAGTATTTCTAAATTGCAGGATGTGGAGATTGAAGTGAAGGAAAACTAA
- a CDS encoding polyprenyl synthetase family protein — protein MEIKRVFKSLKEELDIYLMEYMKGRGTYNRKIYDSMEYSLNAGGKRIRPMLFLLTYRMYNTDYSKVMDIAAAIEMIHTYSLIHDDLPAMDNDDLRRGKPTNHKIFGEAIAILGGDALLNEAMSIMFRHCIGKGENAIRACSIISESAGAEGMIGGQTVDILSENVKIPVDKLYYMHSRKTGAIIKASIVSAAVYASTGEKEIDKLKCYGEKLGLAFQIKDDILDVLGDDAVLGKKTKSDLNNNKTTFVTVYGLDRCDRMCSEITKECMEILNEIEGDTSYLKELTLFLLNRKK, from the coding sequence ATGGAAATTAAAAGGGTATTTAAATCTCTAAAGGAAGAACTAGATATATATTTGATGGAATATATGAAAGGCAGGGGAACCTATAATAGAAAAATATATGATTCCATGGAATATAGTTTAAATGCAGGAGGCAAGAGAATAAGGCCTATGTTGTTTCTTCTAACCTATAGAATGTATAATACAGATTATAGTAAAGTTATGGATATTGCAGCGGCTATAGAAATGATACATACTTATTCTTTGATTCACGATGACCTGCCTGCTATGGATAATGATGATTTAAGAAGGGGAAAACCTACAAATCACAAAATATTTGGAGAAGCTATTGCAATACTCGGGGGAGATGCTCTCTTAAATGAAGCCATGAGCATTATGTTTAGGCACTGCATAGGAAAAGGGGAAAATGCCATAAGGGCTTGTAGCATTATTTCTGAAAGTGCAGGGGCAGAAGGAATGATAGGAGGGCAGACAGTAGATATTTTAAGCGAAAATGTAAAAATACCTGTAGATAAGCTCTATTATATGCACAGTAGAAAAACAGGAGCAATAATAAAAGCTTCAATAGTTTCTGCTGCAGTATATGCATCCACTGGAGAGAAAGAAATAGACAAATTAAAATGTTATGGTGAAAAGTTAGGATTGGCATTTCAAATAAAGGATGATATATTGGACGTATTAGGTGATGATGCTGTTTTGGGAAAAAAGACAAAAAGCGACTTGAATAATAATAAGACTACCTTTGTAACTGTTTATGGATTGGATAGATGTGACAGAATGTGCAGCGAAATTACGAAAGAGTGTATGGAAATTTTAAATGAAATAGAGGGAGATACCTCTTATTTAAAAGAGTTAACTCTGTTTTTATTAAACAGAAAAAAATAA
- a CDS encoding CD1247 N-terminal domain-containing protein, producing MHSIISKVSYLKGLVDGLKIDKNTNDGKVIIEIVNVLKIIAEEIENISEDQKDMRAYIDCMNKDLADLQDNLYDDDYEAYKDEGENFTEIQCPNCNDMVYVDKDILERRKELTCPNCHNNIYIKDDDVKDEE from the coding sequence ATGCATTCTATTATATCTAAAGTATCTTATCTTAAAGGTTTAGTAGACGGGTTAAAAATTGATAAAAATACTAATGACGGAAAAGTTATTATAGAAATTGTAAATGTACTTAAAATTATAGCAGAGGAAATAGAGAACATATCTGAAGACCAGAAGGATATGAGGGCTTATATAGATTGTATGAATAAAGATCTGGCAGATCTTCAAGATAACTTATATGATGATGATTACGAGGCTTATAAAGATGAAGGAGAAAATTTTACAGAAATTCAATGTCCTAATTGCAATGATATGGTATATGTAGATAAAGATATATTAGAAAGAAGAAAAGAGTTGACATGTCCAAATTGCCATAACAATATATATATTAAAGATGATGATGTAAAAGATGAAGAATAA
- the spoIIIAE gene encoding stage III sporulation protein AE: MKNSVLILTIVLLICFNVQAFDTNTAETNTQSKINVENTQQNTVKNEEDGSDQEQINQFYDYITNMKTDNELLNDIDVKTYVKNFLKSGEGGISFKKILSAVMSYGVRELKASLKLLVLLVIISIICTLLTNLQRAFSSEQLSNIAYFACYSLIIIIMSKSFYIGVDIAKSAINQMTSFMVALIPVLITLVASVGGFVEAAVMDPIIIGAITISANLFMYIIIPVISMSFVLQFVNNLSSEYKIDKLTKLLNQGALWTQGIIMTIFIGVITIRGITSKTIDQVTAKTAKFAVDNFVPIVGKSLSDAISTVAGYSVLLKNALSSLGLIVIIAMLLFPIIKLIIMIVLYKLTAALIEPISDGRLVNCINSAGDSLILIMSCLICVSIMFFIMISIVASAGRVMI, from the coding sequence ATGAAAAATAGTGTATTGATATTAACTATAGTTTTATTAATATGTTTTAATGTACAAGCTTTTGATACAAACACTGCAGAAACAAATACACAAAGTAAAATAAATGTGGAAAATACTCAACAAAATACTGTGAAAAATGAAGAAGATGGAAGTGATCAGGAACAGATAAATCAATTCTATGATTATATAACAAATATGAAGACGGATAATGAGTTATTAAATGACATAGATGTGAAAACCTACGTGAAAAATTTTTTAAAAAGTGGAGAAGGAGGTATATCATTTAAAAAAATTTTAAGTGCAGTAATGTCCTATGGGGTAAGAGAGTTGAAAGCATCTTTAAAGTTATTAGTACTTTTAGTAATAATATCAATTATATGCACTCTTCTTACCAATTTACAAAGAGCCTTTAGCAGTGAACAATTATCTAATATAGCATATTTTGCATGTTACTCACTTATAATAATAATAATGTCAAAGAGTTTTTATATAGGAGTGGATATAGCCAAATCTGCTATAAACCAAATGACAAGTTTTATGGTAGCCTTAATACCTGTGCTTATAACCTTAGTAGCTTCTGTAGGAGGTTTTGTAGAAGCCGCAGTTATGGATCCAATCATAATAGGAGCTATAACTATAAGTGCAAATTTATTTATGTATATTATAATTCCTGTAATATCCATGTCCTTTGTACTTCAATTTGTAAATAACTTATCTTCCGAGTATAAGATAGACAAATTGACCAAGCTTTTAAATCAAGGTGCATTATGGACCCAGGGAATTATAATGACCATATTTATAGGGGTAATAACTATAAGAGGAATTACTTCAAAGACTATTGATCAGGTTACAGCAAAAACAGCCAAATTTGCAGTAGACAATTTTGTACCTATAGTAGGCAAGAGTCTGTCAGATGCTATATCTACCGTAGCTGGATATTCCGTATTATTAAAAAATGCATTGAGCAGTTTAGGGCTCATAGTAATTATAGCGATGCTTTTATTTCCTATAATTAAATTAATAATTATGATAGTTTTGTATAAATTAACAGCAGCCCTTATAGAACCTATAAGTGATGGAAGATTGGTGAACTGCATAAATTCTGCAGGAGATTCTCTTATACTTATAATGTCTTGTCTAATATGTGTGTCTATAATGTTCTTTATAATGATATCAATTGTAGCTTCAGCAGGAAGAGTTATGATATGA
- a CDS encoding Asp23/Gls24 family envelope stress response protein encodes MEENMNNEINMGIVKISDEVVGVIAGLATTEINGIVGMSASLVGGITQILTGKKNLSKGVKVSVGENNAAIDLFVVVEYGVRIPDVALKVQQNVKRAVESITGLEVSAVNIHVQNVMISKAEENDDIDIMEE; translated from the coding sequence ATGGAAGAAAATATGAATAATGAAATTAACATGGGTATTGTAAAAATATCTGATGAAGTTGTAGGCGTAATTGCAGGTCTTGCTACTACGGAGATAAATGGAATAGTTGGAATGAGTGCCAGTCTTGTAGGGGGGATTACCCAAATACTAACAGGTAAAAAGAATTTATCAAAGGGCGTCAAAGTGAGTGTAGGAGAAAATAATGCAGCTATAGATTTATTTGTGGTAGTAGAGTATGGAGTAAGAATTCCTGATGTGGCCTTAAAGGTTCAACAAAATGTAAAAAGGGCAGTGGAATCTATAACGGGATTGGAAGTTTCAGCTGTAAATATACATGTGCAAAATGTTATGATTTCTAAGGCAGAAGAAAATGATGATATTGATATTATGGAAGAGTAA
- the spoIIIAD gene encoding stage III sporulation protein AD, which translates to MEIIKVVAFAFVALFIVLLFKDRRDDIAVYISIVSGVMIFLFMITKITAILQFIQQLAAKANINFIYLTTVFKILAIAYLASFCSEICRDAGQGNLGAKVEFAGKILILVLAIPILMAVLQSILKIM; encoded by the coding sequence ATGGAGATAATTAAAGTAGTAGCATTTGCATTTGTTGCATTATTTATAGTATTACTGTTTAAAGATAGAAGAGATGATATAGCAGTTTATATAAGTATAGTTTCTGGGGTTATGATATTTTTATTTATGATAACCAAGATAACTGCCATACTGCAATTTATACAGCAATTAGCAGCTAAGGCAAATATAAATTTTATTTATTTAACCACTGTATTTAAAATACTTGCTATTGCATATTTGGCTTCTTTTTGCAGTGAGATATGCAGGGATGCAGGACAGGGGAATTTAGGAGCAAAAGTTGAATTTGCAGGTAAAATTTTAATTTTAGTACTTGCAATTCCTATACTTATGGCTGTATTACAGTCAATTTTAAAGATTATGTAG
- the spoIIIAA gene encoding stage III sporulation protein AA produces the protein MKDIDTKEILNIIPENLKRAIGDLIKSPDLQEIRIRTNKPLIMQLGRKEVVVQYVPKLEDLKVIVQRMSNYSIYAFEEEIKQGYITIRGGHRVGICGRCIIEKNEVKTIKDIASINIRICREIIGCSDSIMKFILKKDKVINTIIISPPKCGKTTLIRDIVRNISQGMKSLGLTGKKVCVIDERSEIGACFNGMPQLNVGMRTDILDGCPKSQGIIMAIRSMSPEVIVCDEIGTYKDMDSILTALNSGVNLITTIHGYGTEDLYSRPVFKEIVENKVFKRAVVLSSKEGSGTVEYIYNFLNDSVIWRP, from the coding sequence ATGAAAGATATAGATACTAAAGAAATTTTAAATATTATACCTGAAAACTTGAAAAGGGCCATAGGAGATTTAATAAAATCCCCTGATTTGCAAGAAATAAGAATAAGGACAAATAAACCTTTAATAATGCAGCTGGGCAGAAAAGAAGTTGTAGTTCAATATGTACCTAAATTAGAGGATTTAAAGGTGATAGTCCAAAGAATGAGTAATTATTCCATTTATGCTTTTGAAGAAGAAATTAAACAAGGATATATAACCATTAGAGGGGGACATAGAGTTGGCATATGTGGAAGGTGTATTATCGAAAAGAATGAGGTAAAAACTATAAAAGATATTGCATCTATAAATATAAGGATATGTAGAGAGATTATAGGGTGTTCTGATTCTATTATGAAGTTTATTTTAAAAAAAGATAAAGTAATAAATACTATAATAATTTCTCCACCCAAGTGTGGGAAGACTACCCTTATAAGAGATATTGTAAGAAATATTTCTCAAGGGATGAAAAGCTTAGGGCTTACAGGAAAAAAGGTTTGTGTAATAGATGAAAGAAGTGAGATAGGAGCTTGTTTTAATGGAATGCCCCAATTAAATGTAGGCATGAGAACAGATATATTAGATGGATGTCCTAAAAGTCAGGGTATAATTATGGCCATTAGAAGCATGTCTCCAGAGGTTATAGTTTGTGATGAGATTGGAACCTATAAGGATATGGATAGCATTTTAACTGCTCTGAATTCTGGAGTAAATTTAATTACTACTATTCATGGTTATGGAACAGAAGATTTGTACAGCAGACCTGTGTTTAAGGAAATAGTTGAGAATAAAGTATTTAAAAGAGCCGTAGTATTAAGCAGCAAAGAGGGCTCTGGTACAGTAGAATATATATATAATTTTTTAAATGATTCAGTAATATGGAGGCCATAA
- the spoIIIAF gene encoding stage III sporulation protein AF, protein MIESLRQWLIGICTAVFFITAIEMLLPDNSMKKYCKFVLGLILITVFINPLIKIFNKDFDINSYTAKAIESFEENTKSEKSLKDFNEYKEKSKADTIEAFESNLKLSCEKDLKEKYPDGNYKVMVEAAYDEENNIVYIKNMNVEIQKGSVEKVKKVDVSGKTTSVSNFDEENNEQCNKIKNYLSKELNVSEDVIHVNS, encoded by the coding sequence ATGATTGAATCCCTGAGACAGTGGTTAATAGGCATATGTACAGCTGTATTTTTCATTACTGCCATAGAGATGCTTTTACCAGATAATAGTATGAAAAAATATTGTAAATTTGTATTGGGGCTTATATTGATTACAGTATTTATTAATCCGTTGATAAAGATATTTAATAAAGATTTTGATATAAACAGCTATACAGCAAAAGCTATAGAGAGCTTTGAAGAGAATACTAAAAGTGAAAAATCTTTAAAAGATTTTAATGAATATAAGGAAAAAAGTAAAGCAGACACCATAGAAGCTTTTGAAAGTAATCTCAAGTTAAGCTGTGAAAAAGACTTAAAGGAAAAATATCCAGATGGAAATTATAAGGTAATGGTGGAGGCTGCCTATGATGAGGAAAACAATATTGTATATATAAAAAATATGAATGTAGAAATTCAAAAAGGTAGTGTTGAAAAAGTGAAAAAAGTAGATGTAAGTGGTAAAACTACTTCTGTAAGTAATTTTGATGAAGAAAATAATGAGCAGTGTAATAAGATAAAGAACTACTTAAGCAAGGAATTAAATGTATCGGAAGATGTGATACATGTAAATTCTTGA
- the spoIIIAC gene encoding stage III sporulation protein AC: MMDISLIFKIAGVGIIVILINKVLESSGKGDYAVVTNLAGILIVLMMVIDLVNKLFNTVRTMFQL, translated from the coding sequence ATGATGGACATAAGTTTAATTTTTAAGATAGCAGGGGTAGGCATAATTGTTATCCTTATAAATAAAGTTTTAGAATCCAGCGGCAAAGGGGATTATGCAGTGGTAACCAACTTAGCGGGAATTTTAATTGTACTTATGATGGTAATAGACTTGGTAAATAAATTATTCAATACAGTTAGAACTATGTTTCAACTTTAG
- a CDS encoding exodeoxyribonuclease VII small subunit, translated as MPRKTETYESIMLKLENIVASMDSSELSLENSLKNYEEGVKLCNKLYKILNEAEEKIKVLTEEGERDFDIES; from the coding sequence ATGCCTAGGAAAACAGAAACTTATGAAAGCATAATGTTAAAACTGGAAAATATAGTAGCATCTATGGATAGTAGTGAGTTGTCTTTGGAAAATAGTTTAAAAAATTATGAAGAAGGGGTAAAACTCTGCAATAAGTTATATAAGATTTTAAATGAAGCTGAAGAGAAAATAAAAGTTCTTACTGAAGAGGGAGAAAGGGATTTTGATATTGAATCTTAA
- the nusB gene encoding transcription antitermination factor NusB has product MNRKKTRELTMKLLFQMAINKEKADVIISNLKENIEMEQTSQKNSTSQIYGENTGDLKNIDIDYVIRVLKGIEKNEDMLNMEIEKYLRNWKLNRLSKVDSAILKICTYEFLHEDDIPEKVSINEAIELAKKYSSEKSASFINGVLGNMIKDEK; this is encoded by the coding sequence ATGAATAGAAAAAAGACTAGAGAATTGACCATGAAATTATTATTTCAAATGGCTATAAATAAAGAAAAAGCTGATGTCATTATATCAAATTTAAAAGAAAATATTGAAATGGAGCAGACAAGTCAAAAAAATAGTACATCACAAATTTATGGAGAAAATACCGGTGATTTGAAAAATATAGATATAGATTATGTAATAAGAGTGCTAAAGGGAATAGAAAAAAATGAAGATATGCTAAATATGGAGATTGAAAAATATTTGAGAAATTGGAAGCTGAATAGATTATCTAAAGTAGATTCTGCAATTCTAAAAATTTGTACATATGAATTTTTACACGAAGATGATATACCTGAAAAGGTATCTATAAATGAAGCCATAGAATTAGCTAAAAAATATTCATCTGAAAAATCTGCCTCATTTATAAATGGAGTGCTTGGAAATATGATAAAAGATGAAAAATAA
- the efp gene encoding elongation factor P — translation MISAGDLRKGTTFEQDGQVYTVVDFLHVKPGKGAAFVRTKLRNVITGSVTDTTFNPSAKLQEAVIERKEMQYLYSDGELYYFMDQETFEQIPLEYAKVQEAIKFLKENMFAIIKFYKGEAFSVEAPNFVELQVTHTEPGVKGNTATNVLKPATLETGAVVSVPIFVNQGETIRVDTRSGEYMERV, via the coding sequence ATGATATCAGCAGGAGATTTAAGAAAAGGAACTACTTTTGAACAAGATGGACAAGTGTATACAGTAGTAGACTTTCTTCATGTAAAACCAGGTAAAGGAGCAGCATTTGTGAGAACAAAACTTAGAAATGTTATAACGGGATCAGTTACTGATACTACTTTTAATCCCAGTGCCAAATTGCAAGAAGCAGTTATAGAGAGAAAAGAAATGCAGTACTTGTATTCAGATGGAGAATTGTATTATTTTATGGATCAGGAGACTTTTGAGCAAATTCCACTGGAATATGCAAAGGTACAGGAAGCAATAAAATTTTTAAAAGAGAACATGTTTGCTATAATAAAGTTTTATAAAGGAGAGGCATTTTCTGTGGAAGCTCCAAACTTTGTTGAACTTCAGGTAACCCATACAGAACCAGGAGTTAAGGGAAATACTGCTACAAATGTGTTAAAGCCAGCTACTCTTGAAACAGGAGCAGTTGTATCAGTACCTATATTTGTAAATCAAGGAGAAACCATAAGAGTTGATACAAGAAGTGGAGAATATATGGAAAGAGTTTAG
- a CDS encoding M24 family metallopeptidase: protein MFKKRIEKLRKAMRKKDIDGVLLVGDVNRNYLSGFTGNESFSVITCDKAFFITDSRFTEQARQQVKDYEVVEYGRGVSLIDFLNDLLNKIDVKRIGFEENILSYSQYTLYTNKLQCEFVPMDGIIEKLRTVKDEFEIESIQKAAEIADKAFEHIVKFTKCGMTEREIGLELEFYMKKLGAKELSFPSIVASGIRSSLPHGEATDKIINKGEFLTLDFGCIFNEYCSDMTRTVVIGEPTQKMLKIYNAVLEAQQLALKEYKPGTPAADVDSIARGYIEREGYGKYFGHGLGHGVGRQIHEAPTISFKNKDKLEVGMVVTDEPGIYIPDFGGVRIEDLLVVTEKGGKVLSKASKELICIG from the coding sequence GTGTTCAAAAAAAGAATTGAGAAATTAAGAAAGGCTATGAGGAAAAAGGACATTGATGGGGTCTTGCTGGTGGGAGATGTCAATAGAAATTATTTAAGTGGATTCACAGGAAATGAAAGTTTTTCTGTTATAACTTGTGATAAAGCTTTTTTTATAACTGATTCAAGATTTACAGAACAGGCCAGGCAGCAAGTTAAAGATTATGAAGTGGTAGAGTATGGCAGAGGTGTTTCCCTTATAGATTTTTTGAATGACTTGTTAAATAAAATAGATGTTAAAAGAATTGGATTTGAAGAAAACATACTTTCCTACAGTCAATATACTCTTTATACTAATAAATTACAATGTGAATTTGTTCCCATGGATGGAATTATAGAAAAATTAAGAACAGTAAAAGACGAATTTGAAATAGAATCAATACAAAAGGCAGCTGAGATTGCAGATAAAGCTTTTGAACATATAGTGAAATTTACAAAATGTGGTATGACAGAGAGGGAAATAGGTTTAGAGTTAGAATTTTATATGAAAAAATTAGGAGCTAAAGAGTTGTCTTTTCCATCTATAGTTGCATCTGGAATAAGATCCAGTCTCCCACATGGGGAAGCAACAGATAAAATTATAAATAAAGGCGAGTTTTTGACATTAGATTTTGGATGCATATTTAATGAGTACTGTTCTGATATGACAAGAACGGTTGTAATAGGCGAGCCAACGCAAAAAATGTTAAAAATATACAATGCTGTGCTGGAAGCTCAACAATTGGCTTTAAAGGAATATAAGCCTGGAACACCTGCTGCAGATGTAGACAGCATAGCTAGGGGCTATATAGAAAGAGAAGGTTATGGAAAGTATTTTGGCCACGGCCTAGGACATGGAGTGGGAAGACAAATTCATGAAGCACCTACCATATCATTTAAGAATAAGGATAAGTTAGAAGTGGGTATGGTGGTTACAGATGAACCAGGGATATATATACCAGATTTTGGAGGAGTCAGAATAGAAGATTTACTAGTAGTTACAGAAAAAGGAGGAAAGGTTCTATCAAAAGCCTCAAAAGAGTTAATATGTATAGGGTAA
- the spoIIIAB gene encoding stage III sporulation protein SpoIIIAB, translated as MVKFLGCIMILAASTGIGVIYGEGFKKRVRQLKEIQRCMYQLQNEIIYTHTPLPEAILNTACKSVNPVKDIFKDISQMLEKNSVDSVYEAFSHTLKARENTLNLKKEDTAALLDLSRTLGESDIEGQKKMFSLTLENIKEQIETSQILMSKNLKMCRSLGFSLGAVIVIISI; from the coding sequence ATGGTGAAATTTTTAGGATGCATTATGATATTAGCTGCATCTACAGGAATAGGTGTTATATATGGGGAAGGATTTAAAAAGAGAGTAAGACAGCTAAAAGAAATACAAAGGTGTATGTATCAGCTTCAAAATGAAATAATATACACTCATACACCTCTGCCAGAAGCTATTTTAAATACTGCATGTAAAAGTGTAAATCCTGTTAAGGACATATTTAAAGACATTTCTCAAATGTTAGAAAAAAATTCTGTCGATAGTGTGTATGAAGCTTTCAGCCATACATTAAAGGCTAGGGAAAATACTTTGAATTTAAAAAAAGAAGATACAGCTGCTTTGTTAGATTTATCTAGAACCCTTGGGGAATCAGATATAGAGGGACAGAAAAAGATGTTTTCACTAACACTCGAAAATATAAAAGAACAAATAGAAACTTCTCAAATTTTAATGAGTAAGAATTTAAAAATGTGCAGAAGTTTGGGTTTTTCATTAGGAGCCGTAATAGTAATAATTTCAATTTAA
- the spoIIIAG gene encoding stage III sporulation protein AG: MNFKKWLNELLKKGDKKNSNDKKNITNLAIVFLIGLLIIITINFFSGYSKNTYNNLNSNKSSSTDDTKKDTTEESTSTDENSSHDYEESIQKNLKNTLEQIEGVGKVEVMISFESGEEHVPAVNVNDTTNTTEEKDNEGGTRNTTQKNNGSTVVITNDGSKSEPLIVKTYNPKISGVFVVAEGAENKITELRISKAITDLFGLSEDKVNVYPMKK; encoded by the coding sequence TTGAATTTTAAAAAATGGCTTAACGAGCTTCTTAAAAAAGGTGATAAAAAAAATTCTAATGATAAAAAAAATATTACGAATTTGGCCATAGTATTTTTAATAGGATTGCTCATAATTATAACTATAAATTTTTTTAGTGGTTACAGTAAAAATACATATAATAATTTAAATAGTAATAAAAGTAGTAGCACAGATGATACTAAAAAGGATACCACTGAAGAATCCACCTCCACAGATGAAAATAGCTCCCATGATTATGAAGAATCCATACAAAAAAATTTAAAAAATACTTTAGAACAGATAGAAGGGGTAGGAAAAGTAGAAGTCATGATTAGTTTTGAAAGTGGAGAGGAACATGTACCAGCAGTAAATGTAAATGATACAACTAATACCACAGAGGAGAAGGATAATGAAGGAGGAACGAGAAATACTACTCAAAAAAATAATGGAAGCACAGTGGTTATCACAAACGATGGGAGCAAATCAGAACCACTCATAGTAAAAACATACAATCCAAAAATCTCAGGGGTGTTTGTGGTAGCTGAAGGAGCTGAGAATAAAATAACTGAACTTAGGATATCAAAGGCTATAACTGATTTATTTGGATTATCCGAAGATAAGGTAAATGTATACCCTATGAAAAAGTAG
- the xseA gene encoding exodeoxyribonuclease VII large subunit, whose translation MYIKTLTVSDINRYIKKTLDNDFILGNCSVKGEVSNFKFHSSGHMYFSLKDKFSKINCIMFKSSVERLNFMPGDGMKVIVKGRISLYEKEGVYQLYCSEMKPEGMGELYLAFEKLKIELEKKGLFDISHKKKIPIYAKKIGVITSPTGAAVKDIINVTRRKNKKIELLIYPSLVQGTGASDNIIKGIEAFNSMEDVELIIIARGGGSIEELWCFNDEKLAEAVYSSKKPIITGVGHEIDYTIVDFVSDMRAPTPSAAAEIGVFSLEEYVQKILNYKNKLYNSVKNTVNDKKNRLAFVKKTLEVNNPLTYIANEYENIDKIKESLDFKMKVTINEKKEKLGKINALLSAHNPLNILNKGYCIIEDEQKNVISSIEELNKKYKVDITMKDGTSKVELIHYKK comes from the coding sequence ATGTATATTAAAACGTTAACAGTGTCTGATATTAACCGTTACATAAAGAAAACTCTGGATAATGATTTTATACTTGGTAATTGTTCTGTTAAAGGAGAAGTTTCGAATTTTAAGTTTCACAGCAGTGGACATATGTATTTTTCTTTAAAAGATAAGTTTAGTAAAATAAATTGTATCATGTTTAAAAGTTCAGTGGAAAGGTTGAATTTTATGCCAGGAGATGGCATGAAAGTTATAGTTAAAGGAAGAATATCCCTATATGAAAAAGAAGGGGTATATCAACTTTATTGTAGTGAAATGAAGCCGGAGGGAATGGGAGAATTATATCTGGCTTTTGAAAAACTAAAGATAGAATTAGAAAAAAAAGGATTATTTGATATTTCACATAAGAAAAAGATACCTATCTATGCTAAAAAAATAGGAGTAATTACATCACCTACAGGAGCAGCAGTTAAAGATATAATAAATGTAACTAGAAGAAAAAATAAAAAAATAGAACTTTTAATTTATCCTTCACTAGTACAGGGAACAGGTGCTAGTGATAATATTATAAAGGGGATTGAAGCTTTCAATTCCATGGAAGATGTAGAACTTATAATTATAGCAAGAGGAGGAGGTTCTATAGAGGAGCTTTGGTGCTTTAACGATGAAAAATTGGCAGAAGCTGTGTATAGTTCTAAAAAACCTATAATAACAGGAGTTGGACATGAAATTGACTATACCATAGTGGATTTTGTATCTGACATGAGGGCACCTACCCCTTCTGCTGCTGCGGAAATTGGAGTTTTCAGTTTGGAAGAATATGTGCAGAAAATATTAAATTATAAAAATAAGCTCTATAATAGTGTTAAAAATACAGTAAATGATAAAAAGAATAGACTGGCTTTTGTGAAAAAAACTTTAGAAGTAAATAATCCTTTAACTTACATAGCAAATGAATATGAGAATATAGACAAAATCAAAGAATCCTTAGACTTCAAAATGAAAGTAACCATTAATGAAAAAAAAGAAAAACTAGGGAAAATAAATGCACTTCTTTCTGCCCATAATCCATTGAATATTTTAAATAAAGGATATTGTATAATAGAAGATGAACAGAAAAATGTTATATCTTCTATAGAAGAACTAAATAAAAAATATAAAGTTGATATTACCATGAAAGATGGAACTTCCAAAGTTGAGCTTATTCATTACAAAAAGTGA